In Alkalimarinus alittae, the DNA window CATTAGGGCGTATTATTTTCCCCTGTAGGTCGGTATTCACACCAATGCAGACTACACATAAACCTAAATGTTTATTTTGTGCACCCGTTATTTAAGCCCTAACTGCGCAAGGCTTTTGTCTGCTACCGCAGCAGGAAGTGGAACATAGCCATCTTTGACCACAACTTGCTGACCCTGTTTAGACAATACCGACTTAATAAACTCGCCATCTAAAGGTGATAACGGTTTGTTAGGCGCTTTATTAACATAAACGTACAAGAAACGAGACAAAGGGTATTTACCCGTAACGGCGTTTTCAGGCGTCGCATCAACAAAAGGCTGACCGGGTTTCTTTGCTAAAGCGAGAGCACGAACACTGGCTGTTTTGTAGCCAATACCCGAGTAGCCAATACCATTAATTGACTCTGATACCCCTTGTACAACAGAGGCAGAGCCCGGCTGTTCATTCACGTTGTTTTTAAAGTCACCTTTACACAGCGCTTTCTTTTTAAAGTAACCATAAGTACCTGATACTGAGTTACGGCCAAACAGCTGAACACTACTATTCGCTAAATTGCCATCTGCTAAACCCAAGTCACTCCATTTTGATACATTCGACTCAAACCCACATTTACGAGTCGATGAGAAAATCGCATCAATTTGAGGGATCGTAAGCCCTTGAATAGGATTATCTTTATTTACAAATACAGCCAATGCATCAATAGCCACAGGAACAGCCGTTGGCTTGTAACCAAACTTTTTCTCAAAGGCTTCTATTTCTTTATCCTTCATTTTTCGACTCATTGGGCCGACATTTGAGGTACCTTCTGTCAGTGCTGGCGGCGCAGTAGAAGAGCCAGCAGCCTGAATCTGAACATTAACATTAGGGTAGTTACGCTTAAAGTCTTCTGCCCATAAGGTCATTAGGTTGGCAAGCGTGTCAGACCCTACGCTAGACAAGTTTCCTGATACACCACTGGCTTTCACATAGGTAGCTAGGTTTTCATCAACCTTTGCAGCCGCTGTTGCATTGATAGCTGTTGTGGCGCCTGCTACTGCAGCCGTCACCGTTAATGCTGCAAATAGTTTCTTTATCTTCATCGTTATCTCCAATTCAAAATAGTTGCTCACAAAACAAACCGTGTATCTTGCTCTGCAGTAAACCGCTAAAGGACAAACTTAATAACAATATTTATCCGGTTTGAAGACACTATAGAGACTCTATATGACAGCGATGTGACAACTCTGTTTCAGAATAATGACAAGCAAATATCTTAAAAACCAGCCTGCTAAATACAGGTTTATGAAACTAGCATTAGGCTGAAAAGGTGAATATGCATATAATGAGCAAAAAATAATATTAACCCACATTTATGTGGTCACCAACGTAGGCCCCCTAAAGAAAAACAAACCTACAAGGAAGAACAAAAAATAAAATGGCTTTTAGCAACACGCTCTTAAAAACAATTCACGCGATAGATCAATTTACCGAACACACCGGACGGACTATTTCATGGTTAAATATTGCCATGGTGGTATTAACTTGTCTAACAGTGATAATGAGGTACGTTTTTAACCATAGCTCTATTATTGCGCAAGAAAGCATCATGTACCTTCATGCGTCTATCTTTCTGATTGCCAGCGCGTACACACTTAAACACGATGAGCACGTAAGAGTGGATATTTTTTACCACCGCCTCTCTCCTAAAGCTAAAGCCACAGTTAACTTGCTAGGCACAATATTACTATTGATACCCGTGATAGGTTTTATAGGATGGAGCAGTTGGCCCTACATTGAAAGTTCATGGCGTATATACGAAACATCTCAAGAAGCGGCAGGCGTACCCTTAGTCTACCTTTTGAAGTCATTAATTCTGGCCATGGTGGCCGTGATGCTACTTCAGGCGCTAGCCGAAATACTCAGAAGCATCACTATACTCACCGGCATTGAAGTCGAGCACTCAGCTAAACATGAAGGAGCGCTCTAATGACCGAGTACTTACCCCTAATTATGTTTGCAGCCGCCTGCATTGTGCTGCTATTTGGTTACCCGGTTGCACTGTCTCTCGCCGGCACAGCCCTTATTTTTGCAGCCGGAGGCATTGCGACCGGTGTATTTGATATCGCGTTCCTACTCGCCACCCCCAACAGACTCTATGGATTGATCACCAACCAAACTCTGATTGCTGTTCCGCTTTTTGTATTTATGGGTTGTATGCTCCAGCGCTCGAAACTGGCTGAAAATCTACTCGAAAGCATGGCCGAACTGTTTAAAGGCTCCAACGGAGGTCTAGGAATATCAGTTGCTATTGTCGGTATGCTATTGGCGGCAAGCACCGGTATTGTCGGTGCAACCGTGGTCACGATGGGGCTTATTTCACTTCCTACGATGCTCAAGCGAGGTTATGCTCCATCAATAGCCACCGGAACCATTTGTGCAACCGGCACATTAGGCCAGATCATCCCCCCTTCTATTGCGCTCGTGTTGCTCGGAGACGTACTTTCCAGTGCTTACCAGCAAGCTCAGCGCGACATGGGCATCTTTAGCCCAGACACTGTCTCAGTCGGTGACTTGTTTGTCGGTGCCATCATTCCCGGCCTCTGTTTAGTGGCTTTATATATTATCTATATCGCTGCAATGGCAAAATTTAGACCTGACCTTATTCCACCTGAAGATGAGAAGCCTGAAGATACCAGCGCGGTAGCACTATCGCTACTTCACGACTTAACACCGCCATTATTACTGATCGTTGTAGTGCTAGGCTCTATTCTTAGTGGTATCGCAACCCCTACAGAGGCCGCAGGCGTGGGGGCTTTTGGGGCGACGTTACTGGCACTATTACGTAAAAAACTCACTCTTGAAGTAGCCCGTGACGTTTGCCGTACCACTACCCGCGTCACCTGCATGGTGTTTCTAATCCTGATTGGCGCTTCTATATTTTCACTGGTATTTAGGGGTTACGGTGGTGATGACTTAATTCAATCGCTGTTTAATGATATGCCCGGCGGTGTTTTTACCGCCACCCTAGTGGTGATGGTGGTCATCTTTTTACTTGGCTTTATCTTAGACTTTATCGAAATAACCTTTGTGGTTGTGCCAATTGTTGGCCCAGCATTACTAGCAATGGGTCTTGACCCCGTATGGTTTGGCATTATGATCGCGCTAAACCTACAGACATCATTCCTTACGCCGCCGTTTGGCTTTTCGCTGTTCTATCTCAGAGGTGTAGCGCCGGACAGCATTGCAACCTCTGACATATACAAAGGAGTCATCCCGTTTATTATGATTCAACTTTTGATGTTAGGTTTGTTAGCCGCTTGGCCCGAATTAGCCACCTGGTTACCGGATAAAATTTATAGCTAAATTGACTTATCACGCTTACTAAGTAGCAAACTCTAATTATACTGCTATCAAAACAAATACAAGAAAATGAAATAAAGGTAGAGCCATGAGACATTCAGAGCACAAGCCAACGCCTGCAGGAGAACTCACCCTGCAGATCGTACCCATGCCAAAGGACACCAATGCAAACGGTGACATTCATGCGGGCTGGCTGGTAGGCCAAATGGATTTAGCCGCTGCAACGGCTGCAGGACGCTTATCTCAAGGGCGAACGGCGACTGTCGCCATCGAGGGAATGGAGTTTATATCCCCCGTTAGAGTCGGTTCACAAGTAAGATGCTACACAAAGCTCGTTGACGTAGGCCGAAGCTCTATTAAGCTCACTGTAGAAGTGTGGACACAGGATCTTGATGAGCACCACCCAAGAAAAGTTACTCAGTCGACATTTGTGTTTGTAGCAATAGATGAAGATGGCTGCATCCGACAGTTACCTGATGAAGTATTACACCCATAGAAGAAAAACACTGAATAAAGCCTAAAATAATGGACCTCTGTCATGGCAGATACCATAAGCACTTTAATACACTAAGCAAACTCAAGACGAAACTGAACGTATCTAACACCCAGCCGTCATCGCTTTATTGCTCTTATTTCAATGCGACGGCTTTATTTGACCATAGCGCCCCACTAGGAAACCTGTTTTTATGGAAGGTGTTTTTTTAAAAGTATTAATACTGCTTGCGGCCGCCGTCATGGCGTCCACCATGCTTAGACGGCTTCGCATCCCTCCTATCCTTGCTTATTTGTGTGTGGGCCTAATCATGGGGCCTAGTGCCTTTGCTGTGGTCGAAGACCTTGAAGCAATTCGCTTTCTCGCAGAGTTCGGCGTGGTGTTCTTGCTATTTTCTTTAGGGCTAGAATTTTCGCTCGCTAAAATGATGGCGCTTAGACATACCGTTTTCGGGCTAGGTGGACTACAAGTCTTAATCAGCTGTATCGTAATATTTGCCGTTGCTTTAGCGGCCGGTGTTTCCATTGAAGAAGCCATTGTGATCGCTGGGGCGCTATCGCTATCCTCTACAGCGGTCGTTAGTAAAGAATTGTCATCTCGAAGAGAGCTCAACAAACCTCACGGCCAATTGTCGATTGGCATACTGCTCTTTCAGGATATTGCTGCGGTATTATTCTTAATTCTGGTTCCTGCATTTGCAGGCAGCGGTCAAGAAGAAATATTTACATCTATAGGCATTACCCTATTAAAAGGTGTCGGTTTATTTGCGTTACTACTCGCCTGCGGTCGATGGTTACTTCCCCCGCTATTTAATGAAGTGGCTAAAACACATTCAGAAGAAGTGTTTGTTATGACAGTGTTATTAGTTGCGCTTCTAGCGGCAGCGCTGACTCATCACTTTGGTCTATCTATGGCACTAGGTGCGTTTATTGCAGGCATGATGCTGAGCGAAACCAATTATAGGCATCAGATAGAAGCGGATATCAGACCCTTTAGAGACCTCTTGCTTGGACTGTTCTTTATCTCGGTAGGAATGGCACTGGATATTAATGCCCTAATGGCAAATTGGCACTGGATTATTCTCTGCAGCACAGGGTTAATCATCGGTAAAACATGCCTTATCTTTGCGCTAACGCGATTAAATAAACATAGCAAACGTGACTCTATTACTACTGGGCTATACCTCGCACAAGGCGGCGAATTTGGTTTTGCACTATTTGCCCTTGCGTTTAAAAGCGGCACAATGAGCGAGTCTGTCAGCGGTGTTTTAGTCCCTACGATAGTCGTCTCTATCGCACTAACACCTTGGCTAATTAGTATCGCCCCTTATGTTTCAAAAAAGCTATTTGGCGAAGCCAAGTTTACCCCTAAAAATGATTATAAAACCCAACTTAACAAAGCCAGTGAATCACTCAGCGACCATGCCATACTCTGTGGCTTTGGCCGAGTAGGACAATCAATATCAAGGTTTTTAAACAAAGAAAGCTTACCCTACATTGCGGTGGATATTGACCCTGTTCGAGTCAACGAAGCCGGAATAGCGGGGGAGAACGTCCACTACGGTGATGCATCTAGACTAGATATACTCAAAGCGCTAGGTTTGGAGCGGGCAAAACTGCTCGTTATTAGCTATAAAGAAATAGACGTAGCCAAAAAGATCCTTCACACCATACGCGCACAAGGTTACACCATTCCTATTCTAGTCAGAACAAGTGATGACTCCGCTCTAGAGGAACTTTTACAGTCAGGTGCCACAGAAATCGTTCCTGAAACCATGGAAGCAAGCCTGATGTTGGTGTCACATGTACTAACAATGATGGGAACACCCGCCGACCATGTAACTGACCACATTGAAAACGCCCGAAAGCAACGCTACCAAATTTTACATGGCTACTACCATGGTACGGGCTCTAAAATCATCGATGATAAAGGGAATGCACTTGAACAACTCCACGCGGTGTTATTAACTGCAAACTGTTTCGCCACAGGCAAAACACTGGGTGAGCTAAACCTTGAGAAGGCAGGGGACCCCGTAGAGGTTATCAAACACGCTAACGGCCAAGAATCAGCTCCCTCCTCAGCAACGTTATTACAAGAAGGTGACACCGTTATTCTACATGGTAGCTCGGAGCAAATTGAAAAAGTAGAGAATCTAATATTGGCGGGTTAAATCTTTAACATGTGACATTACAGATACGAAAAACGGAGCACAAGCTCCGTTTTTTTTGATTTTTTATTGGCCTTTAACGTGTGCCATACACAACCATTGTTTTACCTTTAACCTGAACAAGCCCTTGCTCCTCAAGTGTTTTTAGTACTCGTCCCACCATTTCTCTAGAACAACCCACGATTCGGCCTATTTCCTGTCGCGTGATTTTTATCTGCATACCATCTGGGTGAGTCATTGCATCGGGCTCTTTACATAAGTCCAATAGTGTTCTAGCGACTCGTCCTGTGACATCTAAAAACGCCAAGTCTCCAACTTTACGTGTCGTTTGACGAAGGCGAGAGGCCATCTGCTCTCCAATAAAATAGAGAATGCGAGGATCTTCCTGCGATATCTCTCGAAATTTGGTGTAACTTATTTCTGCAACTTCACACTCAATTTTCGCTTTAACCCACGCGCTCCGTGAGTCCATATTATCGAACAGTCCCATCTCACCAAAGAAGTCGCCCGTATTCAAGTAAGCCATAATCATTTCTCGACCATCATCATCCTCAATGATAACCGTCACAGACCCCTTGATTATGTAGAATAGGGAATCACTTTTATCCCCTGCATATATAATCGTACTTTTTGCAGGATAACGACGCCGGTGGCACTGAGACAGAAAAAAGTCCAGATGTTTTGTTTTACTCTCTACCGGTTTAATAATCGTTGCCATCTTTTGTTGTCCCTTAATTTATTACTTAGTCATCTTCACCTAACCTACTCGCCAGTGAACATAACACAACTTTTTTAATTATCGTTTTGCCCTTATCCGTGGGCTATATAAGTCAGCTTATTCTCACTACCTTGTTTATCCAAAAAGGTAATCATCAAAGCCTTATCGTTATTACACTTAAGCCTAGAATTCTTAAACTATCAATACACTTTCAGAAAACCGCTTCGCACTCACTTAAGCGCTAACGTTTATATCAGGATAAAAGCCTTCCATCAACCTATTGATCTTACTCACACAATTACGACATCAATTGAGTATAGCCCAAGATATTAAAACCAGCTTTATAATAAAAAGTGCTTTTATGTTACGCTTCATTGCAAATTATAAGAGCGCTGTCTTTTTTATAAAGCGAGCATTTGATATCAACACCAAAACCATATAATGTTCGGCCAAAAGCACGCTAACAGACCCGTCGTAATAGAGGTTAACATGAACGTAAAAGTAAGTTGGGGCGGTAACGCTAAATTTGTGGGTGAATCTGGTTCAGGGCATCAAGTAACCATGGATGGCCCACCCGATCATGGCGGCCAAAATTTAGGTCCTCGCCCAATGGAAATGTTGCTGCTGGGCTTAGGCGGTTGCACCTCATTTGATGTAATGAGTATTCTTCAAAAGTCACGTCAAGATGTGACCGACTGTGTGGCCGAAATTACTGCCGAACGAGCCGATGAAGTCCCAAGTGTGTTCACTAAAATTCATGTTCACTTCATCGTCAAAGGCAACCATCTTAAAGAGAACCTTGTGAAGCGCGCAGTATCGTTATCTGCAGAGAAATATTGCTCTGCTTCTATTATGTTGGAAAAAGCAGGCGTAGAAATCACTCACGATTACAGCATCGAGGCGTAGTACGATATGACCACTCAGCAAAATCCATCCATCCCGCAACGGCCTAAACCAACGGCAGGCATGCGCCATGTCGCATTGTTTGTCACTCAGTTTGATGAGACAGAGCGGTTTTATGTTGATTTACTTGGAATGAATGTTGAGTGGCGCCCCGATAATGATAACGTCTACCTCTGCTCAGGCAATGACAACCTAGCGCTTCACAGAGCCCACAAAGGCGCACCTTCAGGCCCTCAGCGATTAGACCACATTGGCTTTATTATTGACGACATTGATCAGGTCGATGCGTGGTATGAGTTTCTTAACCATCATCAGGTTAAAATACTTAACCAACCTAAAACTCATCGAGATGGCGCAAGAAGTTTTTACTGCTTTGACCCTGACGGCACTTCGGTGCAAATCATCTATCACCCGCCAATATCCGTACCCACGGCTTAACCCTCAGAGCGGAGAGCAATCAAGAGCGGTTAAACCCGCTCAATTGCGCTGATAGATTTAATGAAATTTTGTCTACTCAAAGGCTAAAAAATGTGCATAATACGCATCCTTCCGACATACTGTTAGAACATCTACACTCTATCTATCCGATGATGCGTTAATCGGGCATTTGGGCTTTTTTTATTATCCTGGGTGAGGGTCTGTAATGGACAAAAAACTCAAACTTCATGGGTTTAATAACTTAACAAAATCGTTAAGTTTTAATATTTATGATATCTGCTATACCAATAGCGAAAAGCAGCGTCGAGCATATATTGAATATATCGATGAAATGTACAATGCCGAGCGATTAACTCAAATTCTGACGGATGTTGTGAAAATTATCGGGGCGAATATTCTTAATATTGCACGCCAAGATTATGACCCACACGGCGCAAGCGTTACGCTTTTAATCGCTGAACACGAAGTGCCACCAGAACCTTCTGAGATTACAGAAGCGCCAGGGCCGTTACCTGAAACAGTCGTTGCGCACTTAGATAAGAGCCACGTAACCGTTCATACTTATCCTGAAAGCCATCCAGATAATGGTATTAGCACTTTCAGAGTAGATATCGATGTGTCGACTTGTGGCCTGATATCTCCGCTGAAAGCACTGAACTACCTTATTCACAGCTTTGACTCAGATATCGTAACAGTTGATTACCGCGTTCGCGGCTTTACACGCGATGTCGATGGTACCAAGCACTACATCGATCATAACATTAGTTCTATTCAGAGCTACTTGAGTGAAGACACTCAAAACTCTTACGATATGATTGATGTAAATGTATACCAAGAAAGTACCTTTCATACCAAAATGCTATTGAAGCAGTTCGATATGGATAATTACCTTTTTGGTGATGGCACTGAGGCCTTTACTGAAGAAGAGCAGAAAGATATTGCCAAGCGTCTAAAGAAAGAGATGCAAGAGATTTTCTATTCTCGCAATATGCCCGACCTTTAGTTAACGCTAAGTTCGAGTTGTAAGCAACGATCTACGCTTACAACTCTCCTCCCCTTTTTTCTACCCATATATTCTGTGCGCCATTAACTCTTTCACTCTGGGCCTTATGATTAAGTCCATTGCTAGCGACATTTTGCTGCCTGGAATCACCAATGTATCTTGTCGAGAGATAAATGACCCATTAATCATTTGTAGAAGATACGTAAAATCGACCTCACTATATTGACGAAAATGAATGACCACCATACTTTCGTCATCTGAGGGGACGCTGCCCATCATAAAGGGGTTCGAAGTATCCACCGTAGGGACTCGCTGAAAATTAATATGGGTGTTAGAGAATTGCGGCACGATGCAGCGAACATAATCGTCCATTCGATTGACAATGGTGTTCACTACCGCCTCTTTCGAATAGCCTCTTGATTGGGTGTCACGGTGTACCTTTTGGATCCACTCTAGATTTACAATCGGAGCGACGCCAATTAATAGATCAACGTGAGACGCAATATTAACCTGATCAGTGAGTATCCCACCATGTAACCCTTCATAAAAAAGCACATCAGTATCGGGAGGTAAGTCCATCCAAGACGTAAACGTGCCTGGCTGCAAGCCCTGCTTCGTCAGTTCAAAATCATCATCATGCACATATTCACGATACTGACCTGTACCTGTTGCAGCATAGTCTTGAAATAGCGCTTCTAGCTTATCTACATGGTTAGCTTCGAGAGAGAAATGATTCCATGCGCCATAGTGCCCTTTCGCTGCACGTCGCGACATTTCTGCACGGGTATATTTATGGAAACTATCCCCTTGAATCATTCCTGCGTTAATGCCTTCATCAGCAAAGATACGGCTAAAGATATTGCTCGCAGTTGTTGTGCCTGCGCCTGAAGAGCCGGTCACTGATATGATTGGATACTTTGCTGACATTGACACCCGCTTAACGAAGTTATTTAACGTTCGGGTATTTTAGTCGTTTCGAAGTGAGATTGCCTGTTATTAAGTCAAAAATTATTGATAAGTCGAGGTTTCTCGATCACATAACCTTGCGCATAATCGACACCCAAAGACGTTAACAAATCAAGGCACTGCATATCTTCTACCTGCGTTGCCACCAATTCTTTGCCCATAAAATGTACAACTTCTGTCATTGATCGCACCATCGCCCTATCACCGGCATCGGTGGTTAAATTTTTGATAAATGTGCCGTCGATCTTGATCATATCCACCGGCAACTCTTTAAGAAAATGATAAGAGGACATGCCTGCACCAAAATTCCCCAGACAAAAATGACAACCGATCTCTTTCAATTCATTCATAAACTCAGCAACGCTATGAATATTAGAGATAGCCGCTGCCTCTGTGATTTCGAACCACAACTTTTCAATCGGGGCATCATGCTCACTTAATCGATGGTAGATAAACTCCAACAACTCTTCATCGTTAAGAGAATGTCCCGATAGATTAATAGAAATCCCCCCCATCGATTCTAGAGCCGCTTTATGCTGAGTCATCCAATCAAGCATATGCCCGACCACCCAACGATCAACAGCTTGCATACGGTTATATTTCTCAGCCGTACGAACAAACTCATAAGCTGGGATCAGATGCCCTTTATCATCATAAACACTGAGCAATATTTCATAATGTGTTTTAACACGGGTTTCGGACTGTAAGGGGATAATTTTCTGGCAGCGCAACAGGGTACGCTCATTATTCAAGTCACTAAACCCCGCAACTTTTGCTTTAATCTGTGCTTGCTGAGAAATATTAGATTCATCCGCGACATAATGCTCGACTTTATTAGGCCCTCTACGTTTGGCCTTACGACATGTCGCTTCAGCAACTTTGAGTAACTGGTCGGTATTAGAGGCTACTTCACTTGCAGAGGCGACACCTATACACACAGCTAACTGATACAGCTTACCTGCCCACTTAAACTGGTTTTCATGTATTTGCCGCACATATTGCTTGGCGAGACCATCAACACTCGAGTGCTTTACTAATACACCAAATTCATTACCACCTAACCGTGCCACCACGGTGTCATTAGGTGCATATTGAAGCAGCAGGCTTGCCACACTTTTTAGAATGGCATCGCCCGCTTCATAGCCTGCCGCATCATTAATAATTCTAAACTGACGAAGGTCGAGATACAGTAACGAACACTCGGCAGTGCCACTTTCTTGCCCAAGCAAGTTTTCAATATTGCGTTCAAACTCTTTGCGATTAACGAGCCCAGTTAGCTCATCATGTGTGGTGGCGAATGACAGCTGGCTATATACCTGTTTAACCATGTTATCGAGGCTCTCATCAACAATCGGAACCTCATAATCTTTTTCTAAGATGGCTATTTCTTTTTGTAAATATCCCGCGACAGTCATCAAATCAAGCTCTACAACCTTCATGCCTTGATGGTTAACAAAGACAAATTTTGAGTACCCTTTTGCCACCCAAACTAATCGCATATATTGAGGATTGGCGGGGTCTTTAATATATTTTAACCAATCTCCAAGCTCTAACTTTTGAGCCCGTAGCACCCAGCGCTGCATGCCCCTATGTCGACTTTCGGTCAATAACGAAACATCAGGTTGATCATCCATTGACTGTTGTAAGGGCATTTCAATCATCTCTGCCTTAGCGTCTTTCGAGTTGATTAAGAAGCGCTTTAACTCGTCTCGGATATGGCCCGATGGCATGTGATTACTCGATATTGATGACAACCCTTCCTGAATAATCTTCAGCAAGTCGGTTAGGTTTATGTCTAAGGTTGGATCTTCTCCGTAAGCCAGCAAGCTATCCAGCACCCCTAAATAGTCTTGCCACGCCTGACTTTGATCTCCCTGACGAATATACGTTAGTGACAATAAGTCTTGCCAACCACCATTGATCAACGACACTACCGCTTTAGGCACCTTTCGACCGGCGATGCGCCGCTCTATCTGTCGTGCCACCACTTTTTTAGCCTGAACAACCTTCTGAGCCCCTTCAGCCGCAGCCGCAACCCGCTCCACATTCCGACGGTACAGTAAGTTCTGGCGATCAACTAATTCATCTAACTCACCTAAGACCTCATCAAAAACACTGGTGTCTTGCTCGAACTCATTGTTGATCCGCTGAATAATACCGTCTATTTTCTTTTGATTAGCAGGGTTTGGACGCCCGCCTTTAATACCGAGTTGCGCGACACGGTTTAGCACAGCTCTTACGGGACTGTCGATGTCTTCAAAAAACTCTTTATTTCTCATGAACACTTTTAGCACTGGCACTTCGAGCTTAGTTAATTGCGTCTTAGTCACTTCAGTGAGTTTTTGGCTCGTTTTCATGCTATCAAAAAACCGGTCAACAACATCAACAGCACCTTCTTGCTCCTGCGATAATGCTTTTTTATTACCCGTTCGGCTTTCTAACTTCTCTTTCAGTCGTCTAATTAACGGCGGAACTTCGGCCGACGAAGGGCTATTATCAATTGACGAGCTGCTTTGCATATCTTTGAGGCCTGACTGAACTTCGTCATGACTCCATTTAGGCAGTTTTTCATTTTTTACGTCTTCAGCTACCGCCGCACCACTTTTTACTAAACGATTCTTTTCAAGCATCGAAAATAAGTTATTGATCGTCGAATAGGCGCTCTGTGCAGCTCTCTGATGAGCTCTAAATTGAGATAAGTCATCACTGCTTAGGCGGGTTTTAGGCTGAAAAGGCGGCGCAAGCGATTGCACATTCTGCGTTTCTGGCGTCGGCTTGAGGTTGACCCTTTTGCTCTTTAAATTGCGCTGCTTACCCTCGACACCCCGCCCACTGCGATTAGCGTCAGTGGAGGCTACGTGCAGCCCTTCATCAAGCTTAGCGGATACTTTCTCAGCCAAATCTGCATGAAGAGATGCCCCGTTTTCATTTGCTGGCTTTTCTTTTTCACTAGCAGGCTTAGATGTTGTCCGATCGTCGCTCGGCTTTCTATCCGTTAAATATTTACTGAGGTCCAAGTCAGGTAAAACGTTGTGACGAATAAGAATCTGATTCAACCCCTGATACAAATCTTCAAGATTTTTGATAACGGTTGCTTCAAATGTTCTAAAAATCGTTTTATCTGCAATAGCCGAAAAGTTAAGTTGCGTCACAACATCTCGAAATGCATACACAATTAATGCGGGCCCTAAGGGGTTCTGATAAC includes these proteins:
- the speD gene encoding adenosylmethionine decarboxylase, which codes for MDKKLKLHGFNNLTKSLSFNIYDICYTNSEKQRRAYIEYIDEMYNAERLTQILTDVVKIIGANILNIARQDYDPHGASVTLLIAEHEVPPEPSEITEAPGPLPETVVAHLDKSHVTVHTYPESHPDNGISTFRVDIDVSTCGLISPLKALNYLIHSFDSDIVTVDYRVRGFTRDVDGTKHYIDHNISSIQSYLSEDTQNSYDMIDVNVYQESTFHTKMLLKQFDMDNYLFGDGTEAFTEEEQKDIAKRLKKEMQEIFYSRNMPDL
- a CDS encoding phosphoribulokinase → MSAKYPIISVTGSSGAGTTTASNIFSRIFADEGINAGMIQGDSFHKYTRAEMSRRAAKGHYGAWNHFSLEANHVDKLEALFQDYAATGTGQYREYVHDDDFELTKQGLQPGTFTSWMDLPPDTDVLFYEGLHGGILTDQVNIASHVDLLIGVAPIVNLEWIQKVHRDTQSRGYSKEAVVNTIVNRMDDYVRCIVPQFSNTHINFQRVPTVDTSNPFMMGSVPSDDESMVVIHFRQYSEVDFTYLLQMINGSFISRQDTLVIPGSKMSLAMDLIIRPRVKELMAHRIYG
- a CDS encoding DUF1631 family protein, coding for MTMERRTSLRRPITLEAKLTLTGDCFWACEIADFCAEGLFIKYDDDVSFSIREAVQQSPDLKVKVLFTDPTCAKEHTLLVHPVRLIQGAMGVCFIEIDMQAIDAMLNLCVGQDINKPTMHGESDQASFIIRQCNKAIAEHIEPLLDRYASDVDAALVHAANNASSDKLCNELMDVAGTLKEHQSKIRLLTLAGVAAPLKPGRSNDHKSADESVSQLSLIEKNEFEDWLMFKVMVTKAETQYRGLLLQLKMRLDKVGIVNHLGYQNPLGPALIVYAFRDVVTQLNFSAIADKTIFRTFEATVIKNLEDLYQGLNQILIRHNVLPDLDLSKYLTDRKPSDDRTTSKPASEKEKPANENGASLHADLAEKVSAKLDEGLHVASTDANRSGRGVEGKQRNLKSKRVNLKPTPETQNVQSLAPPFQPKTRLSSDDLSQFRAHQRAAQSAYSTINNLFSMLEKNRLVKSGAAVAEDVKNEKLPKWSHDEVQSGLKDMQSSSSIDNSPSSAEVPPLIRRLKEKLESRTGNKKALSQEQEGAVDVVDRFFDSMKTSQKLTEVTKTQLTKLEVPVLKVFMRNKEFFEDIDSPVRAVLNRVAQLGIKGGRPNPANQKKIDGIIQRINNEFEQDTSVFDEVLGELDELVDRQNLLYRRNVERVAAAAEGAQKVVQAKKVVARQIERRIAGRKVPKAVVSLINGGWQDLLSLTYIRQGDQSQAWQDYLGVLDSLLAYGEDPTLDINLTDLLKIIQEGLSSISSNHMPSGHIRDELKRFLINSKDAKAEMIEMPLQQSMDDQPDVSLLTESRHRGMQRWVLRAQKLELGDWLKYIKDPANPQYMRLVWVAKGYSKFVFVNHQGMKVVELDLMTVAGYLQKEIAILEKDYEVPIVDESLDNMVKQVYSQLSFATTHDELTGLVNRKEFERNIENLLGQESGTAECSLLYLDLRQFRIINDAAGYEAGDAILKSVASLLLQYAPNDTVVARLGGNEFGVLVKHSSVDGLAKQYVRQIHENQFKWAGKLYQLAVCIGVASASEVASNTDQLLKVAEATCRKAKRRGPNKVEHYVADESNISQQAQIKAKVAGFSDLNNERTLLRCQKIIPLQSETRVKTHYEILLSVYDDKGHLIPAYEFVRTAEKYNRMQAVDRWVVGHMLDWMTQHKAALESMGGISINLSGHSLNDEELLEFIYHRLSEHDAPIEKLWFEITEAAAISNIHSVAEFMNELKEIGCHFCLGNFGAGMSSYHFLKELPVDMIKIDGTFIKNLTTDAGDRAMVRSMTEVVHFMGKELVATQVEDMQCLDLLTSLGVDYAQGYVIEKPRLINNF